A stretch of the Anaerolineae bacterium genome encodes the following:
- a CDS encoding zinc ribbon domain-containing protein — MLSIIIFLLMAGLTVFMLVYPLWQGSSAAHPLPAAAAPRANAGKCVTCGRVLEPDERFCPQCGTPAGLRCPQCGRALAGDERFCPGCGTKLGGSR; from the coding sequence ATGCTGTCAATCATTATTTTCCTGTTGATGGCCGGCCTGACGGTCTTCATGCTGGTATATCCCCTTTGGCAGGGAAGTTCAGCGGCGCACCCCCTGCCGGCCGCCGCGGCGCCGCGGGCCAATGCCGGCAAATGCGTCACCTGCGGGCGTGTCCTGGAGCCGGACGAGCGCTTTTGCCCCCAATGCGGCACGCCGGCGGGACTGCGCTGTCCGCAGTGCGGCAGGGCGCTGGCCGGCGATGAACGCTTTTGCCCCGGCTGTGGGACAAAGTTAGGGGGATCGCGATGA